The proteins below come from a single Molothrus ater isolate BHLD 08-10-18 breed brown headed cowbird chromosome 3, BPBGC_Mater_1.1, whole genome shotgun sequence genomic window:
- the SNX5 gene encoding sorting nexin-5 — MALLRGDSQDKLRSVSVDLNVDPSLQIDIPDALSEKDRVKFTVHTKTTLPAFQSPEFSVTRQHEDFVWLHDTLTETEEYAGLIIPPAPSKPDFDGPREKMQKLGEGEVSMTKEEFAKMKQELEAEYLAVFKKTVSSHEIFLQRIASHPVLSKDRNFHVFLEYDQDLSVRRKNTKEMFGGFLKSVVKSADEVLFSGVKEVEDFFEQEKTFLVNYYNRIKDACAKADKMTRSHKNVADDYIYTSACLNSLALEEPTVIKKYLLKVAELFEKLRKVESRVSSDEDLKLSELLRYYMLNIEAAKDLLYRRTRALVDYENSNKALDKARLKSKDVRLAEAHQQDCCQKFEKISESAKQELMSFKQKRIAAFRKNLIEMAELEIKHAKNNVSLLQSCIDLFKN, encoded by the exons CTGAGGTCTGTATCTGTAGACCTGAATGTCGATCCTTCTCTCCAAATTGACATCCCTGATGCCCTAAGTGAAAAGGACAGAGTGAAGTTCACTGTGCACACTAAG ACTACACTGCCAGCTTTTCAAAGCCCTGAGTTTTCAGTTACAAGGCAGCACGAAGACTTTGTGTGGTTACATGATACACTCACTGAAACTGAGGAGTATGCAGGACTCATT ATACCTCCAGCACCTTCAAAGCCTGACTTTGATGGTCCCAGAGAGAAGATGCAGaagctgggggaaggagaggtgTCCATGACAAAAGAAGAGTTTGCTAAAATGAAGCAAGAGCTGGAAGC TGAATACCTCGCTGTCTTCAAGAAGACTGTCTCATCACATGAGATCTTCCTGCAGCGGATTGCTTCTCATCCTGTGCTCAGCAAGGATCGcaatttccatgttttcctggAGTATGACCAGGAC CTGAGTGTGCGGAGGAAAAACACTAAAGAGATGTTTGgtggctttttaaaaagtgtagTAAAGAGTGCTGATGAGGTCCTCTTCTCTGGAGTCAAG GAAGTAGAAGATTTTTTTGAGCAAGAGAAGACTTTTCTTGTGAACTACTACAACAGAATCAAGGATGCATGTGCAAAAGCAGATAAGATGACAAGATCTCATAAAA ATGTTGCAGATGACTATATTTATACTTCAGCTTGTTTGAACAGCCTGGCATTAGAAGAGCCTACAGTTATCAAAAA GTACTTGTTGAAAGTTGCAGAGCTCTTTGAGAAACTCAGG AAGGTAGAGAGTAGAGTTTCATCTGATGAGGACTTAAAACTCTCTGAACTGTTGAGATACTACATGCTCAATATAGAAGCTGCTAAG gATCTTCTGTACAGGCGAACCCGGGCTCTTGTTGACTATGAGAACTCGAACAAAGCTCTAGACAAAGCCAGACTAAAGAGCAAGGATGTCAGGCTGGCTGAGGCACATCAACAGGATTGCTGTCAGAAGTTTGAAAAGATTTCAGAATCTGCTAAACAAG AACTGATGAGCTTCAAGCAGAAGAGAATAGCAGCATTCCGTAAAAACTTAATTGAAATGGCAGAACTGGAAATAAAGCACGCAAAG aaCAATGTGtctctcctgcagagctgtatTGACTTGTTCAAGAACTGA